The segment CGCGCAGGTGGGCCACCTCGTCCTTTGGCTGCCACGCCTCGCTCGGTGTCGGCGACCGTCCGTAGCCGAGCATGTCGGGTACCACCACCATGGCGCCGTGCGCCTCCAGACCCGTGCGGACCGCGGCCCAGGAGTAGGAGCCGGTGGCGGAGCCATGGAGGAGCACAATGGGAAGCTCGTCGGTCATCGGAGATCTAAACCAGCATCGACTGCTGGGCAGAGATACCCGCCGTCGCGCCGTGCGATGATGCCAAAGTGACCGAGGGCATCAGGGGGTTGGCGAGGTCGCCCGCGGCGTAAATGCCGGGCATGTTGGTTTCGCGGCGCTCGTCGACCTTGAGGGCGATGCCGAGGGGCGTATTGACCGTGGCGAGGCCCAGTGATTCATGCAGGCTTGCGGACGGCTTGTTGCGCGGATGCGCGAACAGGATGTCGACCGCGACATTGGGGCCGGTATCGAGCTCGACGGTGGCGTTATGGCGTCCGTGACGGGCGATCCCGGTGATCCGGCCATCGACGACAGGTATATTGCGGCGCGCCAAATCGGCCCGGATATCGGGCGGAATGTCGTGACCATCGGTGAAGAGCGTCAGCGTGTCGGTCCAGTCGTGGAACAGCCTGACAGAATTTTGCGACTGCGGGCCGGACCAGACGAGGCCCCAATGCTGGCCGGCGACTTCAAAGCCGTCGCAATAGGGGCAGGGCACGATGGAAGTGCCCCAGCTTTCAGCAAAGCCCGGAACATCAGGCATCTGGTCGGCGACGCCATAGCTCAGGATCAGGCGGCGCGCCTTAAGGCTTTCGCCATCGGCAGTGAACACAGAGAAATCGTCGATCGCGCCGGAAATGCTGTCGGCCCGGGCATTGACCAGCCTGATCGTGGGATAGCGCGCTAGCTGCTGCCGCGCCTCGGCCAGGATGACCAGCGGTGGCTTGTGATCGTGGCCGAGCAGACCATGCGAGTGGCCGGCGAAGCGATTGCGCGGCAGGCC is part of the Candidatus Eisenbacteria bacterium genome and harbors:
- a CDS encoding NAD(P)/FAD-dependent oxidoreductase gives rise to the protein MDDVIIIGGSFAGLAGALQLGRARRKVTVLDTGLPRNRFAGHSHGLLGHDHKPPLVILAEARQQLARYPTIRLVNARADSISGAIDDFSVFTADGESLKARRLILSYGVADQMPDVPGFAESWGTSIVPCPYCDGFEVAGQHWGLVWSGPQSQNSVRLFHDWTDTLTLFTDGHDIPPDIRADLARRNIPVVDGRITGIARHGRHNATVELDTGPNVAVDILFAHPRNKPSASLHESLGLATVNTPLGIALKVDERRETNMPGIYAAGDLANPLMPSVTLASSHGATAGISAQQSMLV